A portion of the Anomalospiza imberbis isolate Cuckoo-Finch-1a 21T00152 unplaced genomic scaffold, ASM3175350v1 scaffold_176, whole genome shotgun sequence genome contains these proteins:
- the LOC137466333 gene encoding serine/threonine-protein kinase pim-1-like, whose amino-acid sequence MVLERPEHSQDLHHFIRERVVLSEELARDLFRQVLEAVRHCTSCGVLHRDIKPKNILVDLATGQAKLIDFGCGTYLQDTAYTRFAGTRSYSPPEWTQFGWYYGKPATIWSLGILLHQMVCGEHPFRRGWNISCDHELSLPQRLSQECRDLIRRCLSMLHSDRPSLEELFRDPWLQDIDLP is encoded by the exons atggtgctggaacgcccagagcactctcaggacctgcaccatttcattcgggAACGGGTGGTCCTGTCcgaggagttggcgcgggatctgttccgccaggtgctggaggccgtgcggcactgcaccagctgcggggtcctgcacagggacatcaagcccaagaacatcctggttgacctggccaccgggcaggccaaattgattgactttggctgtggcacctacctgcaggacacagcctacactcgctttgcag gaacacggtcatacagccccccggaatggacccagtttggctggtactacggcaagccagctaccatctggtccctgggcatcctgctgcaccagatggtctgcggggagcaccctttcaggaggggctggaacaTCAGCTGTGACCAtgagctctcgctgccacaacggctctctcaag AGTGCCGAGATCTGATCAGgaggtgtttatccatgctgcactcggacaggccctcattagaagagctgttccgtgatccctggctgcaggatattgatctgccctag